A window of the Canis lupus baileyi chromosome 1, mCanLup2.hap1, whole genome shotgun sequence genome harbors these coding sequences:
- the BCAT2 gene encoding branched-chain-amino-acid aminotransferase, mitochondrial isoform X5 produces MESLVSKIWARKLLPVSWLLCGPRRYASSNFKLFEGMKAFKGSDQRVRLFRPWLNMDRMLHSALRLCLPSFDKVELLECIRRLVEVDKDWVPEGKDTSLYVRPVLIGNEPSLGVTQSTQALLFVILCPVGAYFPGDAMDPVSLLADPAFIRAWVGGVGDYKLGGNYGPTVLVQQEAKKRGCEQVLWLYGPDHQLTEVGTMNIFIYWTHEDGVLELVTPSLDGVILPGVVRQSLLDLARTWGEFRVVERKVTMKELLRALEEGRVREVFGSGTACQVCPVHQILYQGKHLRIPTMENGPELILRFLKELKEIQYGTRAHDWMLPV; encoded by the exons CTCTTCGAGGGCATGAAGGCGTTCAAGGGCAGCGACCAGCGGGTGCGCCTCTTCCGACCCTGGCTCAACATGGACCGGATGCTGCACTCAGCCTTGCGCCTCTGCCTGCCG AGTTTTGACAAGGTCGAGCTGCTTGAGTGTATCCGCCGGCTTGTGGAAGTGGACAAAGACTGGGTTCCTGAGGGCAAGGATACCAGCCTCTACGTGCGGCCTGTGCTCATTGGGAACGAG CCCTCCCTAGGTGTCACCCAATCCACGCAAGCTCTCCTGTTTGTCATTCTCTGCCCCGTGGGTGCATACTTTCCCGGAGATGCCATGGACCCCGTGTCCCTCCTGGCCGACCCAGCGTTTATCCGGGCCTGGGTGGGTGGGGTCGGTGACTACAAGCTGGGGGG GAATTATGGGCCCACAGTACTTGTGCAGCAAGAGGCGAAGAAGAGGGGCTGTGAACAGGTCCTCTGGCTGTACGGGCCGGACCACCAGCTCACCGAGGTGGGCACCATGAACATCTTCATCTACTGGACCCATGAGGATGGGG TGCTGGAACTGGTGACCCCCTCACTGGATGGTGTCATTCTGCCCGGAGTAGTCAGACAGAGTCTACTGGACCTGGCAAGGACCTGG GGTGAGTTCCGAGTCGTTGAGCGTAAGGTCACAATGAAGGAGTTGTTGCGGGCGCTGGAAGAGGGACGGGTTCGGGAAGTCTTTGGCTCAGGCACAGCTTGCCAGGTCTGCCCTGTGCACCAGATCCTGTACCAAGGCAAG CATTTGCGCATTCCCACCATGGAAAATGGGCCCGAGCTTATCCTCCGCTTCCTGAAGGAGCTGAaggagatccag TACGGAACAAGAGCCCACGACTGGATGCTCCCGGTATGA
- the BCAT2 gene encoding branched-chain-amino-acid aminotransferase, mitochondrial isoform X2, which yields MAAAALGQIWARKLLPVSWLLCGPRRYASSNFKLFEGMKAFKGSDQRVRLFRPWLNMDRMLHSALRLCLPSFDKVELLECIRRLVEVDKDWVPEGKDTSLYVRPVLIGNEPSLGVTQSTQALLFVILCPVGAYFPGDAMDPVSLLADPAFIRAWVGGVGDYKLGGNYGPTVLVQQEAKKRGCEQVLWLYGPDHQLTEVGTMNIFIYWTHEDGVLELVTPSLDGVILPGVVRQSLLDLARTWGEFRVVERKVTMKELLRALEEGRVREVFGSGTACQVCPVHQILYQGKHLRIPTMENGPELILRFLKELKEIQYGTRAHDWMLPV from the exons CTCTTCGAGGGCATGAAGGCGTTCAAGGGCAGCGACCAGCGGGTGCGCCTCTTCCGACCCTGGCTCAACATGGACCGGATGCTGCACTCAGCCTTGCGCCTCTGCCTGCCG AGTTTTGACAAGGTCGAGCTGCTTGAGTGTATCCGCCGGCTTGTGGAAGTGGACAAAGACTGGGTTCCTGAGGGCAAGGATACCAGCCTCTACGTGCGGCCTGTGCTCATTGGGAACGAG CCCTCCCTAGGTGTCACCCAATCCACGCAAGCTCTCCTGTTTGTCATTCTCTGCCCCGTGGGTGCATACTTTCCCGGAGATGCCATGGACCCCGTGTCCCTCCTGGCCGACCCAGCGTTTATCCGGGCCTGGGTGGGTGGGGTCGGTGACTACAAGCTGGGGGG GAATTATGGGCCCACAGTACTTGTGCAGCAAGAGGCGAAGAAGAGGGGCTGTGAACAGGTCCTCTGGCTGTACGGGCCGGACCACCAGCTCACCGAGGTGGGCACCATGAACATCTTCATCTACTGGACCCATGAGGATGGGG TGCTGGAACTGGTGACCCCCTCACTGGATGGTGTCATTCTGCCCGGAGTAGTCAGACAGAGTCTACTGGACCTGGCAAGGACCTGG GGTGAGTTCCGAGTCGTTGAGCGTAAGGTCACAATGAAGGAGTTGTTGCGGGCGCTGGAAGAGGGACGGGTTCGGGAAGTCTTTGGCTCAGGCACAGCTTGCCAGGTCTGCCCTGTGCACCAGATCCTGTACCAAGGCAAG CATTTGCGCATTCCCACCATGGAAAATGGGCCCGAGCTTATCCTCCGCTTCCTGAAGGAGCTGAaggagatccag TACGGAACAAGAGCCCACGACTGGATGCTCCCGGTATGA